In one window of Zingiber officinale cultivar Zhangliang chromosome 11A, Zo_v1.1, whole genome shotgun sequence DNA:
- the LOC122032630 gene encoding uncharacterized protein LOC122032630 — protein MPEEASDEQSQGGISGFGALSHVYMQYPPLRCNAPGTQRLYYDNGNKLLLAPLSDHVLSYKVGTSQLDPHSSDFVGGGPVLFIRYSLDAKLIGIHRSNHEIQFKNRESGQIFSHICKTDTERILGFFWTDCPSCDLILIKTSWWRLNNLMSVSMSILMKVGWFLLLECSAQYSLVSGLCSLA, from the exons ATGCCAGAAGAAGCTTCTGATGAACAGTCTCAAGGGGGAATTAGTGGTTTTGGTGCACTCTCTCATGTTTACATGCAATACCCACCCCTTCGATGCAATGCTCCTGGAACACAACGACTGTATTATGACAATGGGAATAAGTTGCTTCTGGCTCCATTATCTGACCAT GTTTTGTCCTACAAAGTTGGTACATCACAGTTGGATCCTCACAGTTCTGATTTTGTTGGTGGAGGACCTGTTTTATTCATCAGATATTCCCTTGATGCAAAGTTAATAGGGATTCATAGGTCTAATCATGAGATACAATTCAAGAATAGAGAATCCGGGCAGATATTTAGTCACATATGCAAAACTGACACTGAGAGAATACTTGGATTCTTTTGGACAGACTGCCCCTCCTGTGATCTTATCTTGATTAAGACAAG TTGGTGGAGGCTAAACAATTTAATGTCGGTTAGTATGTCTATACTCATGAAAGTCGGATGGTTCTTGCTTCTGGAATGCAGTGCACAATATTCTCTGGTTTCAG GACTCTGTTCGCTTGCCTAA